The genome window aaaaatttgttctcaaagtagcttttgttccacattggttgggaaggtggatttgcaccactatttatacaagagtccTTTTATAGCTTTTTGACTTGTATAGCATAAAATCTTTCTCGCGCGCAAGGAtacaaatcaaatcccaaaatgagtctCGTGTACTTCGTGGGTTtgtattttctccattttcttaaaatttttaagactATATTCCTACCGCTCACCTGTACCCAAAAGTGACATTGTGtgaattaataaattttgtgaCTTTCTGATACGAAAATCATGCTGGTCTGCACAAGTTAGGCATTAATAAAGGAGATATTCTTTTGGGGAAACAAAACTAGATAAGCTGGGTCTAACATGTCCCTTTGTCCGAGACGTGGAGAGAGACAGTCTGTTTGGTACTGTAGTTTCTTTGTCCGCTTCCTTAGCTTCTCCCCCAGCCCAAACAAGTGACAACCATTCCTCCactgtttctttctttcttttcactcTCACTTGTGCTGCCCCTGCCTGCAATGCAATGAACTCATGCTGTGCAAACGCCTCCTAGATTCTCCCTCCTCTCAACAATGGATTTCGGGTTAATGACGGCCCGGCAACAGTCTGATGAACCCCCAGGCGGCCATGGATCTGAAAGACCCGCACCGCCTTCTAAAGTTCCCAGCTTTTTATGGAGATCTGCGGACAGCGTGCCTGGAAAACTCACCATGCTTAGTTTCTCCTCCAAGTCTGAAGAAATCCCCTTTCTTTCTTCTGCGCCTGCTGGGGAAGATTCATCTAAAACCATTTGTTTCCCGCTTTTCCAGTCCCACCAGAAACGCGGTCCCCATTCTGCCGCCGCTTCTTCAGGTATGTATATTTGCACATGTTTTAGCCCTGTGCTGCTAGCTAGATTTACTGAAGAAATTATTAACAGAAATGcaagatagagagagagagagaaaaaaaaatttgaaattttagatTGTCAATATGCAAAATGATGGATCAGTTACTTCTAATGGAGAGAAATAGAGAATACTGCTGTGATTTTCCATCATTTCTGAACAAAACCAAAAAGTTACTAAGATGAATAGAACAGGAAACCTGAGAAGACTTGCTTGGTTGGTCAACCTTTGATGTCCGGCACAAATTTTATCTTCTCCTTTAGTGAAAGttgaccaacttggctaggTACTTGTGTATACTAGATTACTAGGTTGATTAATTTGGTTGGATTTTTGCGGTTAGTAAGTTAATAGCCCGGCCAACCTGACTGGTTTACTGTAATTATTAAGTCAACAGTCTAATCAACTTGTTAGGATGTTCTTGGTTTGCACTTTAACTCGGTGATTTTCTTGTGATGAATTTAGCTTTGAATCTTCATTCTTCAGCTTATGCGATTGGAGGTTTGAATGAAAGCTTAAGGGGGGGTTCTGCTCGGATCAGTGGACCATTCACTCCATCACAGTGGATGGAACTGGAACATCAGGCCTTGATCTACAAGCACATGGTGGCGAATGTTCCAATTCCTTCTAATCTCCTCATTCCCCTCATGAAATCGCTAAACCCCTATGCGTTTTCTGGCTTATCCCCTGGATCTTACGCCCCCAATTGTGAGTTTTCTTCCCAAACTAGTACTTGGATTGCACAAGGGCAAGTAAAACCTGTTTTCGGTTTTGGCTGGTATATGTAGTAATGCTGAGCAGTTTTAAGTTGGATAACTAAAGCTTTAAGGTTGTTATATGAATTGTTAGGATATATGGACAATGTTTTCTTTCCTAATTTTGCCGTTTTGTCAGCAAGCATCCTCGGCTGTGCTCTTAATCTCGCTTGGTTTTCTGCAACTTCAACGATATGATTAGTATATATGTTTGGTTTACAAGGCTTTGCTTCTTTCTAGTACTTAGCTTGTGTACATTGATTAAATTGGTGGTCTCTCTCTCTAGCTCTTGTCTTTCTCATATTTTTGTATACGTTCTCTTCTGCAGGGGGGTGGGGTGCATTCCATCTCGGTTTTTCTGCAAACACTGACCCCGAACCCGGGAGGTGTCGTCGAACTGATGGAAAAAAATGGCGGTGCTCGAGAGATGCTGTTCCCGATCAGAAGTACTGTGAAAGGCACATCAACAGAGGCCGCCATCGTTCAAGAAAGCCTGTGGAAGGCCAGACTGGCCATGCTGTATCGGGATCCACCACTTCAAAGGTATCCCCAATCGCTTCCTCCTCTGCATCAGCAGCATCGGTGATATCCTGTGATGGCACGTCCAACAGCTTCGGTGCCATGAAGCACCAGTTCAATAACAGTAAGCCTAGCCCTGCAAATCCTTCCACTGACCATCTCATAAACAACAGGTAACGACGCTTTCTATCACACATCTTTTGTAGTATAAATTCATATTGTTTTGAACTTTGTTACGCCCGCACGCCAACCTATCAGATTCAATTTTAGATGGTAGTATGGTACATACCGAGTcacttttctttcttatttacTTCAATCAAAGCAAGTCCAATAATGATCTTGTCTTTACTTTAGTCCCTCTCTTTTAGGAAGAAATTGTCATGAGCTTTTTCTTTCTACCCTTTCATTAACTTTGTAACATCGTTTTATCTGATTAACGAGAACTTGTATGGCAGAACGCAAGACCACTCTGTGATATCTCCAAGCTTCGTCAATTTGAAGTCCAAAGACTCGACAATGTCCATCCAGAAGCAACACAACCCTTACAAAGAATCCTCCCAGCAGTTGGGTTTTGGATTTCCATCCTCAGATTCTGTTCCAAATCCTCTGCAAAGAAGGCCCTTTGTGAATTGCCATAACTCCGATACCCTTCTTGATTTCACCGGCCAAGCGTCCCATGAACAGCATCTAGTACACCATTTCATGGACGGCTGGACCAAGGAACAGTCTACCTGCGCTCACGCCTCCTGGCCAACGGAGCTGAAATCAGACTGGACTCAGCTCTCGATGTCAATCCCCATGGCTTCCTCCGATTTCTCATCATCCTC of Ipomoea triloba cultivar NCNSP0323 chromosome 3, ASM357664v1 contains these proteins:
- the LOC116012194 gene encoding LOW QUALITY PROTEIN: growth-regulating factor 2-like (The sequence of the model RefSeq protein was modified relative to this genomic sequence to represent the inferred CDS: inserted 2 bases in 1 codon); its protein translation is MDFGLMTARQQSDEPPGGHGSERPAPPSKVPSFLWRSADSVPGKLTMLSFSSKSEEIPFLSSAPAGEDSSKTICFPLFQSHQKRGPHSAAASSAYAIGGLNESLRGGSARISGPFTPSQWMELEHQALIYKHMVANVPIPSNLLIPLMKSLNPYAFSGLSPGSYAPNWGWGAFHLGFSANTDPEPGRCRRTDGKKWRCSRDAVPDQKYCERHINRGRHRSRKPVEGQTGHAVSGSTTSKVSPIASSSASAASVISCDGTSNSFGAMKHQFNNSKPSPANPSTDHLINNRTQDHSVISPSFVNLKSKDSTMSIQKQHNPYKESSQQLGFGFPSSDSVPNPLQRRPFVNCHNSDTLLDFTGQASHEQHLVHHFMDGWTKEQSTCAHASWPTELKSDWTQLSMSIPMASSDFSSSSSSPRQQKPTISPLRLSRELEPFQMGLGVSNGIASPIPVAWGNSMGGPLGEVLNNTYTSTGAGKTSPNLNLTTEMWSMGSSPTGVLQKSSFVSLSNSSTASSPXKKVESGRMCNDMVGSTVISSLSIPSL